cctCTTTCATGGACGGCCTGGTAGAAGGCAGAGTATCTGTAAAAATGTCAGATTCTGTGAAATTCAGCCTCTAGAATGAGGTGAGCTCCAACGTCAAATCCAATACCTGCTCTCTCTTTAGATATATCCTGATCTCAAGGAATGAAGCTACCAAACCTATAACCCAAGCACGCAATTTGGATGAAGGTTTGCTTGAATTTTGGAGTCTGAAATTTCAGTTGGGAATGTTTAGTGATGGGCTATTACCACAGAGGCGGATTGTTCAAGAAGCTGCTGCCATATGCACCATTTTCGAATTCATCTGGGATCCTCCCAGTGAAATTATCGGAGGAGAGATCAAGTGAAGTGAGCTACAGGAGGCCAAGTTGCGGTGGAATTTTGCCAGACGGTTTTCTGATAAGTCCAAATCAGTAAGGTGTGGTAAAGAACCAAATTCCTCTGGAATTTGTCCAGAGATTGCATTTCGGCTAAGGTTTAGAAGAGTCAGCGATTTCCATGATATAATATCCGATAAAAGAGAGCTTGAGAGTCGATTGTGATCAAGCAAAAGAGTTGTTAAACGTGGAAGAGCGGTAAGTAAGTTCTCGAGAAATTGAACCATCTAAGAGATTATTACTGACGTCCAGAAACATCAAATTCCTCCAGGAAGATTGTGTTCTTCCGCCGGAATTTTACCTAAAAACCTGTTGTGACCGATTTTTAATCGAGAAAGATTATGTGACAATCTCTCAGGAAGCTCACCCGTAAATGAATTGTTGCTTAACAATAAGCTGCCCATATTCATTAATGTCCATAGGCCAATAGGAATATTCCCAGAAAACCTATTATTCTGAACATTAAGAAATATCAAATTATTGCAATTTCCAAGCGACTTGGGCAATTGACCACTGAGGTTGTTGTCAGAAGCTACCACTCCTACCAACTTTCCATTATCACCCAAGTGTTGTGGCAGCTGGCCAGTAAGCCTATAATTGAACGCGACCTAAAAAACTTCAAGCATAGAATACCGCCCAAGGTCTAGAGGTAGAGAACCTGATAAATTATTGTTAAATAGTTTAAGATTTATCAACTCCGAAAGACAACTTATGCTATCTAGAATTTTTCCAGATAATTGATtcataaataaactaaaacccGACAATTTGGTGAGTTTTCCAAAATCAATGGGTATTGTCCCGGTCAAGTAATTCTTGGAGAGAGCAATAACATCTATGTTTGAAGCCTCAACCACCCCAAGAATCTCTTCggacaatttgtttttgtaaagaTACACTTTACTCAAATTCTTCGGCATAAGCAAACCGCTCGGAATTTTTCTGCTCAAATTGTAAAGATACACCACCAACCACTTCCTCACCGAACGCACCAGCGACGCCCACCCACGGCACCAGCTCGAAATCCGGCGACGCCCATTGACACAGGCCACGCCCACAGTCCAAAAAAGCACCGCCCACCACCAACCACTTCCGCACTGAATGCACCGGCGACGTCCACCCAGGGCACCAGCTCGAAATCCGGCGACGCCCATCGAACGCCACCCATGCATCACCATCCGCATCGGCACAGGCCACACCCACAATCCAAAAATCAACCGGCCAAACGCCACCCACGGCACCAGCTCAGAGTCTCACTGACATTACGTCGTGTACCGGTAAGAAGAAGGTATGTATACATGTTTACATATCGGCTTGATTTGtgttatggtttttgttttgattttggatttgattttctttaagGGATAGCTGAATTCTGGCATTCTGATTTTTTATGGCTGGTTGAAGTTTACCAAGCAGgtctgttttttatttgttttttgttctagGTGTGCGGTTGGAATTGAGGAGTTTTCTGGGGATACTCGTTTGCTATTTTTGGTGGTTTTGGTTTCAGCTGGGAGCTTGGTTGAGTTTTGGTTTCTGCTTAGGCTTGTTTTTTGGAGTTGGCTTTCTTGCTGTGTTGGTTTTCGGGTCCAGGTGTGCTGCTGGTATGTGGTTCTTTTTGGAGCTGTTTTCTTTGTGTTGTATAGTTTTGTTGTTGTATAGGCATaagtagtttttcttttctgtgtGCTTTGTTTTGAGAGATTTTTGTTATGGCTTTTGCCTTTGTAGCCTGATGGCTTGAGTTCCAGCTTGATTGATGGAGTTGTAATTCTTTGGTTGGTtgttataaaattttcattcatccaaaataaaataaaaatctgattgcttttttttgatgaatgaaatttttttataacaacATAAAGAATACAATATCTCTCTGGCAGAAACCTGCTCGAATTCCAGATGCAAAACATGTATCTTGTTACAACCAACACCCCTCCAAACAATCTATACAACCTATACAAATACAAATCTCAATCTTCtgagattaaaattttatatatcaaCAAACTACAAACCCAagtaacaaaaacaaaccagCCAAAATACCACATGAATAAAAAACCTGCGGCCTTCTCATAGCACCCCCAACAGCAAAGACAGCTGCTCCACCAAATCTGCAAAGTTCCCAGCCTCCAAAAATTTCCTGCCAATCCTTCCAACGACCAACAACAAGTGGTCACACTCTGGAAAGAGTGGCATTACTAATCATGAAAAGGgtcaatttctttttgttggccTGAATATGACTCCAATTTACCTCGGTgttaacttttttaaacaatgcAGAAATATTTTGAAGGCTTTGATCCCAATTGTAGAACCTTATTTTAAGTTTCTATGACATGAAGAAACAAGTCTTAAAAACTTATTTTGCTGATTTATGTATATTTTCCTTTCTTGGAAATATATAGATCAAATTATCTATTTAAACCAAATTTATTGGCTGCCATCTCTTTTTAATTAGTCTCAAGGCTCTCAACTCATGTCTTCATGTCTTATATTTTCTTGTAATTCCCTCAGCCATAACCATGCCCTTCTCCTAATGAGTCCAAtaatggttttggttttttggttgtGCATGAAAAGCCGTCCAATTCACCTTGTCATTTCAGCTAAGCTCCTTTTATGGTCATCATTCATTAGTGGGTGCCTTGGGTTtctaccaaaaagaaaagaatatacaatcataggaaaaagagaagaaaatgggtaGGGGAAAAGAGATAAAGATAGAAATAGAATGAGAGATGATGGAAGAAATGACATTTCTGGACAAGCAGTAgttgctagttttttttttttttttttttttcgcaacACTTGTGGTTGTTAGatgtgattttgttttgcttctttgtttggtttgttgtaTTTTATCTCTACTTGTTTGTAGCTGTCCAGTTTGATTTCCTTATGAAGATTGTAATTTTTGGTTCTAGCATTTTATATTCTGAAGTATTTGTACAGGGTCACTTTGTAGACTAATTGTTGTGGTTCTATTTTGTGCACTTTGTAGACTGATTTGGATGGGCTGCAAgctttttgattttatctatcAAGGTCGCTTAGAAGGTTTGACGCTTATCTTGTTTTTTAAGTGCATGAGTGAGGCAACAATTGATTCTCACCCAACCAAAACAAAGCACCCGAAGGTGATGGAAGCCTTTGAAACTGTTGGCGATAAGATCATGGAAGCTGATGAAGAGAAGGATGCAAGAGGAGTTAGACAGAGCAGCAGCAGCGTGTggagattttgaaaattttagggcATTTTGGGAAAAGGGGAAGGCTTTCACGCGTGCaacagtttttgtttttgatttttttttaaaaaaatatatataaaatatattaaatttaatgccACGTAGGACGAGAGTCGGACGAGCGTCTGACTCTCGTCCTCCGGATAGACGAGCTCCTCCTTTTGTTGGGTCCATTTGCAAAGATAATGGATCAAACTTTGCTTAAGCCTTCCTACACCTTAGGAATTTGTAAACGTCCATAAACTAATGCTGCATCGATATCTGTATGTACACGCAGCGGTGGAGTCAGAATTTTGATTTACAACAGGcaagatttaaaattaaaaaaaattgaacgaaaattaattaaaaatataactaacgaaataaataaacaattcaataaattttaattatagcttaaaacatttaaatgtaacttgcaatttattttgtcatgcCTAACGTTAATTTATCTCATTGTCCTCAACAGGTTTTCATATTACATATTTGCTAAATCTACTGTGACACGAGTTCATTCAAAATTTGATTGAAACTTAATGAAATCTTTGTTATTCTCCTCAAATaactataattttaaatttcattaattccTCTAAATATTGATCAATGATTAATCAAATGACAAAGGAAAATTTTAGAAgctgtttttaaaaaaattttaatatggcctcacaatttgatatttttctcaAATCTATAAAGAgacaatatttgttttaaataaaaatttcggACATTTACGAAATTttacccattattattattatattattttcagtATATTAAAAATACCTCTCATTTCATCTaaaccttaaaaataaaagaagagagaatgagataaaacactaacccatatatatatacccattaGCCGTCATTCTTTTCCCCTCACCGTAGAAATTTTTCACAAGCTGCCTCTTCCTTTCACTGTGCGTACAAAGGTCGGTAGACTGCAGGTATATTACCTTATTTACATTGCaatataaataaggaaaaatattcTTGCACAACTTGTGCACAACACAAGATACATGGAGTGTGACCCGTGTGAGTGAGACCCACCACATGGGTCCTACCCTATGTGTCTTGTGCTGTGCACAAGTATACCAATCACTtctttataaataatatatattaggtTCCCAACTCCCAAGTCATGCCAACATAAGCACTAAGGCTAAACGCAGcgtttactaaaaaaaaaaaactaaacccagCTTTTTATCAACTAAAAGTCTAAAAGTATTGTTCGAAAAGTATTGCACGCTAcacgttttgttaaaaaaaaaaaaagttaatgaaaCAGAGCCTTTTTTTCAAAAGCGTAAACACACCGTTTTGTTTGTCTCCTTCCTTAGAAGAGCTCAGACTAACCTAAAAGTTCCTGAAACTTGAGAAACCTGAAATGGTGAAAGCATAAAACACTAAATTTTGGTACTGCTAGCCTTGGAAATGCTTTGCCCGTATAACGTAGATGCCCTTTGATGAGTGGTTGAAGGTGGGCAACCaaagtatttgaaaaaaatccACCGGGGTCAAAGAAAAATTTTAGGGATCGAGGGGGGGAGCGAGCGCTCCCTCTCTCGAACCCCTGCCTCCGCCCCTGCGTAACATACCATTATATTTGAAATGgttattaattttattgataTGCTAGTTAAGATAACTACAGCGAAAAAGCCCTCATACATACAACATTCTACAAATCCCATAAGCTTCTTTACTTAACTCCACCTTCGAAATGTAAGTCATCATTTTCTCTGAAACAATGTTGAAAACGTACGTTTCTGCTCGTGGTATTTGGAAAAGCATCAAACAGTGGATGTCAAACTTGCAGTattcttcaaaatattcaaaacctCTTTCATGGAGGGCCTGGTAGAAGGCAGAGTACCTGTACAAATGATCCCAAGTTTGAAAACAAAGCACATTTCATCTAAGTAACGGGGTTCCTTCACCTCCTCATCCAAGGCATCAACTACAGGGCCCCCTTGTTGAAAGTACCGCCATGCCCATTCAGCAAGGGATGTGTGCTCATCACCATCAGTAGCTTTTCTTCCAGTTGCAAGCTCCAGAAGGATAACCCCAAAGCTGTAAACGTCAATCTTCTCACTGACTCGTGTCGTCTGAGCATACTCTGCAGTTCAAGttaacaacaaaaactaaaactgaAATTCCTACCgagggaaaagaagaaaactcgCGAATTTCGAACATCATGAATTGATGATCAAAGTGAATCTTAGAAATTTCATGTCACGCACCTGGAGCTATATAGCCGAAAGAGCCAGCTACAGCTGACATTGTAGCAGATTCTCCATGCTTGATCAACATCTTGGCTAGACCAAAATCTGCGATTTTTGCATTAAACTCAGAATCTAAaaggatgttgcttgacttcaCATCTCGATGAACAATGGGTGGTGAGCAGTCATGGTGCATATAGGAGAGCCCCCGGGCAGCCCCAACTGCTATCTGAAACCTCTTAGGCCAATCTAGGACGACATACTGGACTGAACCTGAGATAGTTGATGCTCTACTACTCTTCCTATGCAGCCATAGATCTAAGCTACGATTTTCCAAATACTCGTAGACAAGGAGTTTTGAATTATCACTAGAGATACAACAGAGCAGCTTCACTATGTTGGAATGTCGAATTGAACTCAGTATTTTGACTTCTGCCAGAAATTCTTTTtcaagcttctgttctagcCTTTTCTTATTCCATATCTTCTTCACAGCGACAATTTCATCAGATGAATTAATAGCAACACGATATACCTTTCCCGATCCACCGCTACCAATCACATTATTATCTATCAGTCTAGACAAAATGTCAGATTCTGTGAAATTCAGCCTCTGGAATGAGGTGAGCTCCCATGTCAAATCCAATACCTGCTCTCTCTTTCGATATATCCTGATCACAAGGAATGAAGCTACCAAACCTAGTAAAGCTGCTGGTAAAACTATAATCCAAGCAAGTAATTTGGATGaaattttgcttgaattttggGGTTTGGAATTGCATTTGGCAATGTTAAGTGACGGCCTATTAGCACAGAGACGAGGATTGTTCAAGAAGCTGCTGGCATATGCATCATTTTCGAATTCACTTGGAATCCTCCCAGTCAAATGATTCGAAGAGAGATTGAGTGAAGTGAGCTTCAGGAGGCCAAGTTCTCTTGGAATTTCACCAAACAGTTGGTTTTCTGAGAGGTCCAAAACAGTAAGTCCTGGTAAAGAACCAAATGCCTCTGGAATTTGTCCAGAGATTGCATTTCGGCTAAGGTTTAGCATACTTAGCGATTTCCATGATAAAAAATCTGGTGGAAGGGAGCCTGAGAGTCGATTGTGATCAAGCAAAAGAGTTGTTAAACGTGGAAGAGCGGTTAGTTCTCGAGGAATTGAACCATTTAAGAGATTATTACTGGCGTCCagaaacaccaaattcctccaGAAAGAAACTCCCGCCAGAATTTTACCCGAAAACCTATTGTGACTAATTTCTAATCGAGAAAGATTGCGTGACAATCTTTCAGGAAGCTCACCCGTAAACAAATTGTTGCTTAACAGCAAGCTGTCCATATTCAATAATGTCCATAGGCCACTAGGAATATTCCCGAAAAACCTATTATTCTTAACATCAAGAAATATCAAATTATTGCAATTTTCAAGCGACTTGGGCAGTTGACCACTGAGGTTGTTGTCGGAAGCTACCACTCGTACCAACCTTCCATTATCACCCAAGTGTTGTGGTAGCTGGCCAGTAAGCCTATAATTGGACGCCACCTGAAAAACTTCAAGCATAGAGTACCGCCCCAGGTCCGGAGGTAGAGTACCTGATAAATTATTGTTGAACAGTTTAAGATTTATCAGTCCTGGAAGACGACCTATGCTATCTGGAATTTTTTCagataattgatttttaaataaactCAAACCCGACAATTTGGTGAGTCTTCCGAAATCATCAGGTATTGTCCCGATCAAGTAATTCTCGGAGAGATCAATAACATCTATGTTTGAAGCCTCAACCACCCGAGGAATCTCCCCAgacaatttatttttgtaaagaaACACTTTACTCAAATTCTTCGGCATAAACAAACCACTCGGGATTTTCCCGCTCAGATTGTTCCTCGACAAATCCAAATTCTCCAGTGCCGCCATTTCTCCAATTGTGTTTGGGATTTCTCCTACCAAATTTGAGCCTGCCACCCAAAGATACTTCAGTTTCTTCAGTCTTGTGAACTCCGAAGGCAACGTTGTTGTGATCCTCGTCATCCAGGCCAATTCTAGTTGTTCGAGATTGGACAAGTTGCCAATTTCTGGCGGGAAAGAACCGTTAAATGGAACCTGGAAGAGCTGAAGTGATCTCAACTCTGTTAGTTGCCCGATGGATGCTGGGATGTTTCCGGAGAAGATGTTGGCTCCAAGGTTGAGCAGACGAAGCTGAGCCATGCGGTGAATGTCATCAGGGACTGTGCCGGCGAAGTAGTTCTGCGACAGGTCGAGGTATTGGAGATTGGAGCAGTTGTAGAGAGGTCGTGGGAACTCATTTGAGGTCATATAGTTGTATGAAAGGTCAAGGGTTGTGAGGTTGTTGAGGTCACAGATGAAGGGTGGGACTGTTCCGTTGATTCTCATGTTTTGGAGGGATAGTCCTGTGACTGATGAGCCATCGGTACTGCAGGTGATCTCTGGCCAGATACAGTGGGAGGAGTTTGATGAGGTACTCCATCGGCTGAGAGACTGTGGGTTTTTCCAGTGTTGCTTCAGTTTCAGTAGGACTGCTTGCTCTTGATCATTGAGTTGATGAGGGTTTGCGTGGCTCAAGAAGAGCAGGTGGAGGAGGATGGTGTAGAAAGAAAATTGGATGAATTTTAGGATTGTTTTCGTCATTTGGAGGTTGAGCTTTAGTTCTTGTTTTAACTCTGATCTCAACATTGCCCAAAGGAGCCATTTATAAATTGAAGTAATAGTCAAGTCAACGGGAcacttaattattatattaggTACTAAAATATGGACTATAATGTGATATTACAAGTGACTAGCTAGATTTGAGTCTTATTCTTGGCGGTATAATGTGAAAGTGAagtcaattaattttttgttgtgttaAATCCTTTATGTCGTggctttcaagtttttttttgcaGTTACAGTAAACATGCGTTTTTTTAAACAACTCATTTACTGAActgtctattttattatttttttttttgacatgtccacacaagatgGAGAGGAGGGATTCAAACTAGTcatgacctccgcttcatgaaaCGTGGTCCGCTTCAACTACCCATTTCTTAGATTGTGTGCCAAAAAATTATTGGGCCGGGTCATTTTTGGCCTTTTCTCAaatgttaggttttattttgcaCTGAAATATTTATACATAGGTCTTTGTTGggatttcctttattttattaatgaaatttcACTTGCCCAAGGCCACCCTTGTGTGGCGCCACACATATAGTTTGCTCAACAACAAAAGAGCCAGGCTAAACGTTTACCCGAGggaaaactatatacatttatccCTGAACTTACACTTTAATTACAACGTTatcctcaaactttaaaaagttgtaattaatttctcaaattattagcCCCCTTAGCGCTgtcattataattttttgttaacttggattgcaaacacattaaatgtctaTTATACCCTTTATAAAATGTGTGAAAATGATGCccttgaattaaaataaaataaaaaattctacaaaGACCAAACCATAGCCATCCGCAGTGGGTCCCCTCTTCCCTAATGATTGAGTCTCTGTATATACCATGGTGACCTACGGCCGACGTGAGTCTCCACTCCATAAGTACCCAACGACTTGGTCTCCTCCATGGATAC
The Alnus glutinosa chromosome 14, dhAlnGlut1.1, whole genome shotgun sequence genome window above contains:
- the LOC133857911 gene encoding receptor-like protein kinase 5 isoform X2 yields the protein MTKTILKFIQFSFYTILLHLLFLSHANPHQLNDQEQAVLLKLKQHWKNPQSLSRWSTSSNSSHCIWPEITCSTDGSSVTGLSLQNMRINGTVPPFICDLNNLTTLDLSYNYMTSNEFPRPLYNCSNLQYLDLSQNYFAGTVPDDIHRMAQLRLLNLGANIFSGNIPASIGQLTELRSLQLFQVPFNGSFPPEIGNLSNLEQLELAWMTRITTTLPSEFTRLKKLKYLWVAGSNLVGEIPNTIGEMAALENLDLSRNNLSGKIPSGLFMPKNLSKVFLYKNKLSGEIPRVVEASNIDVIDLSENYLIGTIPDDFGRLTKLSGTLPPDLGRYSMLEVFQVASNYRLTGQLPQHLGDNGRLVRVVASDNNLSGQLPKSLENCNNLIFLDVKNNRFFGNIPSGLWTLLNMDSLLLSNNLFTGELPERLSRNLSRLEISHNRFSGKILAGVSFWRNLVFLDASNNLLNGSIPRELTALPRLTTLLLDHNRLSGSLPPDFLSWKSLSMLNLSRNAISGQIPEAFGSLPGLTVLDLSENQLFGEIPRELGLLKLTSLNLSSNHLTGRIPSEFENDAYASSFLNNPRLCANRPSLNIAKCNSKPQNSSKISSKLLAWIIVLPAALLGLVASFLVIRIYRKREQVLDLTWELTSFQRLNFTESDILSRLIDNNVIGSGGSGKVYRVAINSSDEIVAVKKIWNKKRLEQKLEKEFLAEVKILSSIRHSNIVKLLCCISSDNSKLLVYEYLENRSLDLWLHRKSSRASTISGSVQYVVLDWPKRFQIAVGAARGLSYMHHDCSPPIVHRDVKSSNILLDSEFNAKIADFGLAKMLIKHGESATMSAVAGSFGYIAPEYAQTTRVSEKIDVYSFGVILLELATGRKATDGDEHTSLAEWAWRYFQQGGPVVDALDEEVKEPRYLDEMCFVFKLGIICTGTLPSTRPSMKEVLNILKNTASLTSTV
- the LOC133857911 gene encoding receptor-like protein kinase 5 isoform X1, with the translated sequence MTKTILKFIQFSFYTILLHLLFLSHANPHQLNDQEQAVLLKLKQHWKNPQSLSRWSTSSNSSHCIWPEITCSTDGSSVTGLSLQNMRINGTVPPFICDLNNLTTLDLSYNYMTSNEFPRPLYNCSNLQYLDLSQNYFAGTVPDDIHRMAQLRLLNLGANIFSGNIPASIGQLTELRSLQLFQVPFNGSFPPEIGNLSNLEQLELAWMTRITTTLPSEFTRLKKLKYLWVAGSNLVGEIPNTIGEMAALENLDLSRNNLSGKIPSGLFMPKNLSKVFLYKNKLSGEIPRVVEASNIDVIDLSENYLIGTIPDDFGRLTKLSGLSLFKNQLSEKIPDSIGRLPGLINLKLFNNNLSGTLPPDLGRYSMLEVFQVASNYRLTGQLPQHLGDNGRLVRVVASDNNLSGQLPKSLENCNNLIFLDVKNNRFFGNIPSGLWTLLNMDSLLLSNNLFTGELPERLSRNLSRLEISHNRFSGKILAGVSFWRNLVFLDASNNLLNGSIPRELTALPRLTTLLLDHNRLSGSLPPDFLSWKSLSMLNLSRNAISGQIPEAFGSLPGLTVLDLSENQLFGEIPRELGLLKLTSLNLSSNHLTGRIPSEFENDAYASSFLNNPRLCANRPSLNIAKCNSKPQNSSKISSKLLAWIIVLPAALLGLVASFLVIRIYRKREQVLDLTWELTSFQRLNFTESDILSRLIDNNVIGSGGSGKVYRVAINSSDEIVAVKKIWNKKRLEQKLEKEFLAEVKILSSIRHSNIVKLLCCISSDNSKLLVYEYLENRSLDLWLHRKSSRASTISGSVQYVVLDWPKRFQIAVGAARGLSYMHHDCSPPIVHRDVKSSNILLDSEFNAKIADFGLAKMLIKHGESATMSAVAGSFGYIAPEYAQTTRVSEKIDVYSFGVILLELATGRKATDGDEHTSLAEWAWRYFQQGGPVVDALDEEVKEPRYLDEMCFVFKLGIICTGTLPSTRPSMKEVLNILKNTASLTSTV